Proteins encoded in a region of the Flavobacteriales bacterium genome:
- the xth gene encoding exodeoxyribonuclease III codes for MKIISYNINGIRAALRKDFLTWLKAADPDVLALQEVKANEDQVDLDVFRDLGYDIHWNAAVKKGYSGVAILSKLKADHVERGMGIPLYDDEGRVIRMDVGDLTFISAYFPSGSSGDHRQEIKMRFLVDFTRYVENLRKERPHLIISGDYNICHQAIDIHNPVANKKSSGFLPEEREWMSGFLDKGFIDTFRYFDENPHQYTWWSYRAGARRKNLGWRIDYHMCSAEMQSRLKRAAILADAVHSDHCPILLEIV; via the coding sequence ATCAAAATTATCTCATACAATATCAATGGCATACGTGCCGCCCTGCGTAAGGACTTCCTCACTTGGTTGAAAGCTGCCGACCCCGATGTACTTGCCTTGCAAGAGGTCAAGGCCAACGAAGACCAGGTAGATCTGGATGTGTTCAGGGACCTAGGATACGATATCCATTGGAATGCAGCCGTCAAGAAGGGCTACAGTGGAGTGGCCATCCTTTCTAAGCTTAAGGCCGATCATGTGGAGCGCGGCATGGGCATACCTCTCTATGACGATGAGGGGCGTGTGATCCGGATGGATGTCGGGGATCTGACGTTCATCAGCGCATACTTCCCTTCGGGCAGCAGTGGGGACCACCGGCAAGAGATCAAGATGCGTTTCCTTGTGGATTTTACGAGATACGTGGAAAACTTGAGGAAAGAACGACCTCATCTGATCATCTCAGGAGATTACAATATCTGCCACCAAGCCATAGATATCCACAATCCGGTGGCCAACAAGAAGAGCTCGGGATTCCTCCCTGAGGAAAGGGAATGGATGTCCGGATTCTTGGATAAAGGGTTCATCGACACCTTCCGCTATTTCGATGAGAATCCACATCAATACACATGGTGGAGCTATCGTGCGGGAGCCCGGAGAAAGAATCTGGGCTGGCGTATCGATTATCACATGTGCAGTGCTGAAATGCAATCCCGATTGAAGCGTGCCGCAATACTGGCCGATGCCGTCCACAGCGATCACTGCCCTATTCTACTGGAGATTGTTTGA
- a CDS encoding ABC transporter substrate-binding protein has translation MISKHTYWGALAILLLSFSCGTPEQKQNAQANEKQGGILVLNQFQGFSALFPPSAYEASATKLGAHFYETLVAYDHETKEIAPCLAESWEVNDDATQFTFKLREGVFFHDDRCFDDGIGRPMEDSDVLYCLTALCEDSRINRNSWLFVGSVLGAEDFYNSKKKAETSQVEGIRLIDNNVIEITLARPNVEFLHVMAHYGTSIYPKEAVEFYGKSLNENAVGTGPFKPKVLRIGEVCIMERNKNYWGRDEEGNQLPYLDGVKVGFETNARDLERSMMKNVLHILVDADMEEGGARLLEIAEGENDPYVVSAEDDIETIYLGFHNKEGIFQDERIRKAFGLVLDKEHIVEEVLGSSGGPGKYGLIPPAFQSYPYEKVKGLKLDVDSAKKLMSAAGYPNGTGFPAISLQIQNRYKDVIVAQEIQRQLLEHLGVSLSITALPREQHFQRIEEGNTLLWLDNWIADYLDPQNFLSLMLSSNTPEQGGSYLNTYRYTESSFDSIVEEAIKVEDQKERMHLYCMADLMIMEDAAIVPIYYEKNQVIKHRSVKGLPTLTLGQMDLRKVYLSE, from the coding sequence ATGATATCTAAGCATACGTACTGGGGAGCGCTGGCCATACTCTTGCTCTCCTTCAGCTGTGGTACGCCAGAGCAGAAGCAGAATGCGCAGGCCAATGAGAAACAAGGAGGCATCCTTGTATTGAATCAATTCCAAGGCTTTTCTGCACTTTTCCCTCCTTCTGCCTATGAGGCGAGTGCGACCAAACTAGGAGCGCATTTCTATGAGACCCTGGTGGCATATGACCATGAGACCAAGGAGATCGCCCCTTGCCTGGCCGAGTCCTGGGAAGTGAATGATGATGCCACTCAGTTCACCTTCAAACTACGCGAAGGGGTCTTCTTCCACGATGACCGCTGTTTCGATGACGGTATAGGAAGACCTATGGAGGATAGTGATGTGCTCTACTGCTTGACCGCTCTGTGTGAGGACAGTCGGATCAATCGGAATTCTTGGCTATTCGTGGGTAGCGTATTGGGTGCTGAAGATTTTTACAACTCCAAGAAAAAAGCAGAGACCTCCCAAGTGGAGGGCATACGCTTGATCGACAACAACGTGATCGAGATCACTCTGGCCCGACCCAATGTGGAATTCCTGCATGTCATGGCACACTATGGCACTTCTATCTATCCCAAAGAAGCCGTGGAGTTCTACGGTAAATCGCTCAATGAGAATGCGGTAGGCACAGGGCCCTTCAAGCCCAAGGTCCTGCGCATAGGCGAAGTCTGTATCATGGAACGCAATAAGAATTACTGGGGGCGCGATGAGGAAGGCAATCAGCTCCCCTATCTGGATGGCGTGAAGGTGGGATTCGAGACCAACGCTCGAGACTTGGAGCGATCCATGATGAAGAATGTACTTCACATATTGGTGGATGCCGATATGGAAGAAGGGGGAGCCCGATTGTTGGAGATTGCAGAAGGGGAGAACGATCCCTATGTAGTGAGTGCAGAAGACGATATCGAGACCATTTATTTGGGATTCCATAACAAGGAAGGCATCTTCCAAGATGAGCGTATTCGAAAAGCCTTCGGACTGGTCTTGGACAAAGAGCATATTGTTGAAGAAGTATTGGGGAGCAGTGGGGGTCCAGGAAAATACGGTCTGATCCCTCCGGCCTTTCAGAGCTATCCCTATGAGAAAGTCAAAGGACTCAAGCTCGATGTCGATAGCGCCAAGAAACTCATGTCAGCAGCAGGCTATCCCAATGGAACAGGCTTCCCTGCTATCTCTCTTCAGATACAGAACAGATACAAGGATGTGATCGTGGCTCAAGAGATCCAACGACAACTGCTCGAACATCTGGGCGTTTCCCTCTCCATCACTGCCCTGCCTAGAGAACAACATTTCCAACGCATAGAGGAAGGCAATACGCTGCTCTGGTTGGACAACTGGATAGCTGACTATCTGGACCCTCAGAACTTCCTGAGCTTGATGCTCTCCAGCAATACTCCGGAGCAAGGAGGTAGTTACCTCAACACCTATAGATACACCGAATCCTCCTTCGACTCCATTGTGGAAGAGGCCATCAAGGTGGAGGATCAAAAGGAGCGCATGCACCTCTACTGTATGGCTGACCTTATGATCATGGAAGATGCAGCTATCGTGCCTATCTACTATGAGAAGAATCAGGTGATCAAACACCGATCGGTCAAGGGACTCCCTACACTGACACTGGGTCAGATGGACCTACGGAAGGTCTACCTATCCGAGTGA